The genomic region GTCAGGCGTGATAGAAATGTGGTATATTTCTATCATGCCTGACGCGGTCCACTACTGGCTACGATATGGTCTGCAAAATGCTAAAGCAAGACTGTTAGCTTGGTAGAAGTGAGACAGTACATTTTACTTAGCAGCGGCCATTATACGGGGGCAAAGAATGCTCCAGTTGTTAAAACGAGGAGACGCATCAGACCCCGTAGACCAAtctcttgcttccacaatttcACTAGCTTTAATTTAATAGGTAAAACTAGGGCCCGAGCATGCTTTACTAGTAATCGCCCAAGTGTTGATTGAGTAAATGATTTCTGTAACAGGAAATGTTTTCGTGAAGATTTCCTCAAGGGGCTTACCGCgacgtcttaaagtaatgtttttagaGGTGTTTtagaagagagatggcgctctacgacGTAAATTGTGCTGTCGGGCTttcacaattaataaaattattttgagccGTGTCGGCAGACCTTTATGTCCTTTAGTAACATGGAGTACTAACCTCAACGGGCGCGGCCGCTTCGGATGTGGCTTCGGAGGGCGCTGGTGAGGGAGAGGGCGCGGGTACTGGCTCCTCCTTCTTCTCTTCATCCGGAGTTGGTGCACCATGACTCAACTGGAATACCACTTCTTGTTATTTAAAGGCTCATGCATATTTAAGAAGCTTAGGGTATAGATAGTACTAGTCGGTTTGAGTTTATACATGTTTTTAAGGGATATTGATTCATAACTTTCCTGACTTAAGAAATAAACtcgtatttttctttagcccatATAGACCTGTATATGGGTACTTTAGCTATTGACTTAATAAAAGCTAATATAATTTCCATAGGTCCTAATTTCGACTCACTGATTGTTCTGGACCAGGAATTACTTAGACAGAGTCAGAGTTCAATATCATCTCTCAGATTCTTTCTTTTCTGATAGAGTGATAGAgaagaaagataaaatatttccaaagGGCCAACCACCATATTCAAGAAAAAGACAATTGCAACGGTTGAAGCTTGTCATCTACGCTATGTGTTGCGTCGTATTTTTTCAGCAGTTGCACGGAAGAACTTGTATAGGTTTCGGGAGTCTCCTTTCCCTTTATAAGTAACTCATAACGATCGCAATGAACAAGTACCTCGTAAGTCAGGTCTGTGATGTTTGCCGTCCCTATACTCTTGTCTGAGAGGATAACAGCAAGAGCTTCAGAATTGAAATTAGTCTCTGACACATTCTCACTCTGGCAAGGCTTGGTTTCAAAGGggtaaaaaagataaatagagGATTAAATTGTTCTACAACAAGTTAATAGTGATGATAAGTTCCGACTTCGTTAAAAGTGATGATCTATAATTGATCAATCTATAGTTTTTGCCACTCATTATTTGTTTGTACCAGATAAACTATGAAACTactgaacaaatttaaaaaacctcTTTCACTTATCCAATGTTAATCACTGTTATTTTAGTACCACACGTGCATAAATAGGAGCAGAAAAGTACGAAAAGTGCTGCAAAAAGGAGGAAAATTGATAATCCTCCAAAGTAGAGCTTATCGTGCCTGCGCTGTGTAAATGGGAATAGTTAGTGATTGTCAGTTAATAGCtttctgaattttaaaattatgagtCAAGTTATAATTCCCGCAAACCGCTTCTTAATCGCAAAATATTTCGAACCGTATAAAGTTTTTTACAAGACCTAGTTTATCTTAACACCTGATAGATACAAATGCGAAACTATTTCCCGACGCTTCTTAGTTATAAAACTAGTGATGCATTTGTCGTCTGTCTCTGGTTACCAAGCCTAAAATTCTCATTCACGTGTTGCTTTCCTCACGTTACCTATGATTGAAGTAGTTACATATAAGTACTCAAATAAATTGCATAGCTACAGCTGTGTTTGTTAAACATTGCTACGTCAGATATCCAGTTTTGGTGTAAGGCGACTTGGACCGAGTCATTGCCGGTCGCTGTTTCTAGTTTAGTAGATATCTAAGTTTTACAAAAGTTATAAGACTTCTACTTGCTTACTAATAAAATACCTAGCAGGGCCTCGATCATGACGAGATGGTGACTAATCTAATAAAACTGGAAGTGGCAAAGAAGCGTTTGAATTTAAGTGTACCATAAAACTGGGCCTTGATTGGTATAGGGTCCAGACTCCAGAGTAAAGGAAAACTTTTGCTCTGCAGTAGAATACTAATTATACATAGAGAAAAATAAGACAAGGAATTGCATAGAGTGACTAATCTGCATGCtacgaattattaaaattaattaggtgTTGTCACAAGTTAGTCGAAGCTGACTTATTTAATTACTTCCGATCTTAATATGTTAGTACAACTACCAACTTTTCTAAAATATGCAAACGAGTGACTCTGAATTCGTATTTGTTGTATTTGGAGATACGAACATTACAGTTCTTATTTTCGGTTGCTTTTAATGGATCTTCTAACATAATGTTTGCAGGGCACACTTCATCACCTGTTTTTTCAGTCGTAGGTATATTGTTGCCACACACCTATGTGACAATATATCTACTATTAATAAATCGAAAAGCATCACACTACTTTAAAGTTGGGAGCTATGGTAGCTTGGTTACAAAATTAAGGATCTCTGGGTAACTCACTCAAAAATCGTAAAActgtcaatttaaatattttagacagAGTTCctcaatttaattgattttattacatgGGTACAGAAATAAAACCGGTTCCGTCTATTCTAAAGCTAccaattgtaaaaatatatcgcACTATCCTGGCATATTATTTCCGCGCTAATTGTTTCAGATTAAATTGATCGATGGTTATTATTTCGGCATAGCAGAAATCACAACCATATAATCTCACTGTTAAGTTAACAAAACTTTGTAAAACTTCTTTCACTAGTAAACGTCTATTATCTATTAGATAtaacacataaaacaatttcctACCTGTAAAGCCACAAAGGCGAACAAAGCGACAGCCACTAGAACCTTCATATTCACAATCGTCCAACTTAATGACAATAAAACTTGAAAAGTAAACGGGTTTAATTTATAACAGTGGAAGCGTAACCAACAGGGAGTTTGTAACCAAAATAACTATTATGATTCGTTCAATAATGAGctctgtttataaaacaaagcttGGCGGAACAATTAAAATCGTTATCGTTTTATGTGCATGTTTCTAATTTGCCGCGCGTTCTTGTTCAATATTGCTGTAGCTGTGACGTCAGTCGCTGCGGTAACCATTCTACTAGATTTATAGGACAAAATATTTGGATAGGATGCAGCTTGAAATAGATGTCTGTAAAGGGTCCAGATAAATTTACCAGTAGGATAAGGCACCAAACGTATGATCGAACGATGAACGAAACGTTCGGTTCTCGAACAAGACGAGCATTTGTGTTATCCTGCAATGCTTGTCATAGTTATTATTGCGCATTTTTGTGCACGTGATTAAAATAGTAGCTAATTCCCTCATGACACGAGGATTAATCCTCCATCCCTCTAGTGAGTACAATCAGGTTGGGCGTGACTAGTCGTATTCCGAAACTTGTAcgctatattataaaaatgagaTGTTCCTAGACTTCCGCGACCTTTTAACGGGTCTTTTATAGGCAAATTcgatatttcaaaaacttttcgATTTGGTTAGGTCttcgtttttatacatttcgttgcttatattttattttaattacctacatagCATAGATGCGAAATTGTACCGAAGTGAACTTTGTtgcatagattttttttcgttaGCAAGTACATGTACTTAGCTATTTGTGTAGGTGTAAAAACACCTACACTgtaccatttattttatgttcgtaATCATTTCTATCtatgctttaaaattaaatactataatatgtatatcatcatcATAAGCCCGCTGCAGTCCAATGCTGGACTTATGCTTATCCTAAAGTACTCCGCAGAGTAACGTTTGCTGTTTTTCGCGTTCAGTCTCTGCTAGTCCTCTAATGCCCGATATACGCCGAGATGGAATCCTACTGTACTGTCTTACTTTACCTGAGGTAATATATAGTGAATAGGTATTTATGCAAAACTTAATCATAGCTAGGTGAGTAATCTAATTGATATCTATTaccaaaagtaaaaacaatgaGACAGCATTATAGCCATCCTACAAATCATTGAAAACTTATGAATTTTCCATGCACTGCATTGTGATTAGATGCTCAAGAGTCTTAAGCTTACACgtgttttaattttccttttatcaATTTCATGGCTACCTTACTTGTAATTTCTTGATTAATTCATTAATGAAACGGCTTTCAAGAGCCGATCGGTTATTGTCCTTTATTAATTTCGAAAATCTTACTTATTGCTGTATAAGGGAGGGACTACAAAAACTTTGATCAAAATAACTCGGTGTTTTCATTTTTGATCGTCTAATTTAAGATACAGACAGTTCTTTGAACATTTAATagaagaaaacttattttagtaaaaccAATTAAAGCGTACGCCCTCTGAGTAGTATGCATTCGAAAATGTAGGTTGTGTCCATTTCTCTACTTAGTACTTAGCAGTACTATATagtgtaaaattaaatcatacgTTATATACCTACCTTCTATTTAAGGTTGGCTATTTTTGATATATCTGGTGAATTAAGTTGTGCATTAAGTGTGTCTTTAAAGCATTTCATAATTCAAGCTGTAAAAATATGGGCGTATAATTAGTATCAGTAAACTTTTTGCAGCTTCTTCGTAAAATAagcttaatattttgttttgaaactgttCCAGCTGCAAAGTGCAAATAATGTAcacgaataataaaatttcagcGTGTATCCGAAAGTAAAATTAAGAATGTCAAATGTACGTTTCTTTCCGTAGTTTCTTTCTGTAAAACATTTCATTCTGAACAGAGggttacaatttgttttaagaTTGTAAAAGACTTCAAGCGATATAAAAAAGtatctgatattattttatattctaagtGAAATATTATGCGGTAGTTGCTTtattaatcttaaataaataaataaagttcgtGTCTATTTGTTCAACATACTAAGTGTATCGGAACGTAGTCAAAAACCTTGAGACGTTGGCATTTTTGGCATTTCGTTGGCTCTCGTTTGGCAGATGGGGAAAATGAATTGAtcgaaaagaaaaatctttgccAGGATTATCTGAATGATGTCATTTGAGTGAACTAAGATCgtgttaaagtttaaattttgtttgtgttataataatatttagttagaAAAATGGCTTCGCGTGGAGGTCCTATGGTGACTGGTACCAATGGTGCCGATTTTGAACATAGAGAGAAAATAGCAGCACAATATCAGATTAGGTACGTAATTTGGcttatttacaagtatttaagGCCGTACGTAAGAATTTAATTGCATGTTGAATGTAAACTTCATATAtagttgatatattttttcgacCAAGTTccgtcaaattatttttagacaaaagCAGTCGATAGCGAATAATGTTTCGCgccaattatttaaaaaggtccACTAGGTGCTAGCCTACGCAGTAATCATATACAATAATCGTAGTATGTAACGAATATGCACATTTATTAAGACTGCTTGAGTGAAGGTAttaaatcccaccaaaaacattaaatgtaaaaaaatgccaagtctctcgatgcagtctttccatcgtaaaaagttttgagatctcatagaagccaagtcctattcaaaatattttgtagttataaatcaacatttagtaattgtatcaatagttttctttatattataattatagtgacttggcaatgagcacaagaagaaacaaataaaacggcatatttgtaggagttgaaagttacacacaccgcatgcgtaaacattaatatcacaaaattaattttcttttggtttatccgtgtcgtcccaaccgaatttcggcaacggcagtcagtcttagtgtactctcgattcatttactttcataaagcgatgctttatgaaatactaaatttaatactaaaaaacccgtaaggtattcttaattattgtattggagcatgtagtcggtagtgaccatcatgattcacacataacaaataatctgatcactggtctcgtcagtaacatttgcacataattccaggcatcaagcagcttttaatttgtgctcattgccaagtcactataattataatataaagaaaactattgatacaattactaaatgttgatttataactacaaaatattttgaataggacttggcttctatgagatctcaaaactttttacgatggaaagactgcatcgagagacttggcatttttttacatttaatgtttttggtgggatctcatttattttttgtaagtgtatttctttctttttttttaggtgtcataatttctaggacttcagctactgctttccttagaacccattctctatctctatctcttttgtttcttctctgagacttcgttacttctaatgtaaacaagcttaaacttatatatatatgcatatatatatctactaacttacaaactatagctaaactaaactaaataacacgtaaagttctccgaatatcaattatcactacaatattttttagtttcgaaatggttttttatAGACAGGTGGCgttatcaaatgaaaattatcgaattattctgaagtactacttagactgcgctttgtaacgaaaccatagcgcgattcagacacgtacaacgccatctatcgagcgcgcatacaatatttatcgcaatacaatggagttttagctttattaatttaatgaattatgaattttatgtattaatttgtattaatgatagtctgtgtattacatttatattattcttttctattctatgtatgtattcatccaattgaataggtacttaaacaacgaacaaagttaacaatgcagtcaaaatccatacataatgttcttgccaaaccgcaaatataaaattgttttctatggcatattattttttaatgtttttataatttttcctttatatgtggctaaggacctatcttggtgcaaaatttgaagtttctaagtctgctagaagtaccttagatttttgatgatctgtcagtgagtcagtgagtcagtgagtgacaaaatggtgtaactttgatcgaccgtaactcctaaaccattaattcaattggcatgtaatttcgaacttaagcttgttctaatgcctactattattccccgaaaagctaaactcctagctttgtccacgtcgaagatacagggggggcgaaacagccgcgaatcgcttcgagaaaagatggtacggccgtgcccgttttgctcgagacttggcaggggcactgccgtgccctcagattagGGAATTAgggaaataaacaaacattcaacataatttatatggtagagctattaattaatatatgttCTGGGATTAATTGTcaaacattcattattattcatagGTATGTTAAAAAGAAGGTACCACCATATGGTACACATTATTTACATGCGGTTGCTTAGTTTGTAATATAGGAACAACTTGAAATGCCAGTgttacgttcagcagtggatggcgataggctgagatgatgatgctGATGATGTTTACCTTAACATGAAGTCAATGTCAATGTCATTTTCAGTGATTTTTAGTTTAggtaaaacaagtattttttttcaaaattcatttgaaaatgttgatcatttttttattttacagcatAACACCAATTACTTTAATTTGAGTCATACTATTCATTAGTGTAAAATACCCCATTTACCATTTTGTGTTAGGTTTTACGATCAGTTAAAATTAAGATAACAGATGTAAGCAACAAATTATGGAAGTAAATGAAATTCAATTGTAGttaaattgaattgtaattattgtaGTAATTTGCATGCTTAATTAAACCGTTTTATTATACAGTAACAGCAGCTAATAGTACAACTAATATAGTAATGAATtcttataattgttttatggtTAAGTAACAGAAAGATTAACAGTATCCTATGAACTATagttaattttcgttttatatctTTAACCTGTATCATACATGCATAAATTAAGATTTCAGTATGGAGGTAAGATGGTATTGCACCTCTTTCAATGTCTCTATAACCAGGgtcggatctaggggcccaggggccctgAGGCCTCAGGGCAACAgaggagtgggggcccccttggttcaagttattttcaaatttatcgagcttatttttagatgcctactttggtggtgtTCCCCTGGTCATAGTCGGCCTccaggcactggcctaaagtgcggCACTGTCTATAACACAGATTCTTGGTCTGCACAAATACAGTCATGTTTCAAACTTATTGCCACTTTAATTAAGCAGGCAATATAATAAAGTATCCTGTTTAAACCATCCGTTCCTTAGTGCTCCATCTGTGCAAACAACCCCACATTCTGCTGTTAAAAATGCAATTCAGGCATTTTATTGGATCCTATCAAGCTCAAAATTTCTGCTGGAGATGAAAATGTTGATTAAGAGACCTACATTAAAGTTTCATATAAGACGGACTACATAATATAACTATGTACATAGCTTACTTCATTActtctttttaacattaaacatgTGTTGAATTTCATAACATGGCACACTCAGGCCCTTGTTATTGGTAACAAGAGAATTGTTTCTACATTCACTTGTTATGCACTATATCCAAAGCATAATAATGTAAACTATGGCACATGTAAGTTAAGAAATTTTCCAGTGGTGACCACAAATCTCTAGGCAAATATGATTTTGCCTTACTGAGCTAGAATTCTAGTATTTAactttatctaatttatttagaaaagaagCATTTTAAAGAACCCAAATTATTCAAATGCGTAATTGAATTTGCTAATGGCATAGAGCAGGTGTATTTTAATGATACTCAAAAACAGATGATATGAATGAAACTTAAATCTATTGATGTGCATATGATgaagaaatgtttaaattagtaGTACCAAAATAGCCCTATATTTCACCTGTTGTATATTGACGCAACAGAGTTGTATATTGGTCACTTGCTTTGTAAGAAGTGGCTTAGTCTTAATAATTGGGTAATATAccccaaaataattataattgatcttgAGATCACTTATTTTGTTTCTGCATATAAATGCTAAAATTAGTTTCATCTCATTTTGCTTAAATGTATTTCGTAAAGCACGTGCGTAATCGATCTCATGGCTGCATCCAAGGCAGAAATACAACCAGGATATTTTTAGTGTGGGGTAGAAAGGCTAGTAGCAACAAACTAGCTTTCTGCCTACCTACCTATTTACCTAGCTTCAGTCAGCAGATAATCGAAGAATTAAAACACGACTGAACCACCCCGAAAGAAGTTACAGTGACGTAAGGAAAAAACGACTgcacgcatagccgagtggttgacgtcaccacACTAAACCCACAGTACGCGacgagtcgcaggttcgatccccgcgtaggacaagtatttgtgtgatccacgaatgcttgttctgagtctggatgactttgtgcatgtaatttgtatgtttttaaaaatcatcgtgacacaaggattaaattccttactgcgggagtcgtttttttgtttttaagaaacttGCTCACGTTACATATAAGAATGAAACTCCTTTCTTGGGTAGGCGGTTAATCTTGATTGATACACAACTGTTGTCTGCATGAGAAGTATGAACCTAAGTTCTAAACAGATGCGAATAGTGTTAGGAATGTATGCATACTATTTAAAAACGTTGCACTGCTTCCGTCACACAATGCATTGGCGCAACAAATCTGATTTAGTTGTGGAAGTGGGTTTCCTGTCTGGCTACAGTTCGTAATTCCTTTAAACGGCGTAGAATCGTTGACGGTTTTCTGAGAAGCAGATAGACTCGGGTTACCAATATTTGATGACCATGCCAAATactaacattgttattttttaataaaaaccaccTCTCGCGTTAAGTAAAgcaatccttgtatcgcgggaggtttAACTTACATTAAAGTgcaacatgcacaaagacacccagactcaggacaagcattcgcttgattgaacccgcgacacccATAACCACCccactatccgtgcagtctgaAGTAAGCAAATCATCCTAGTCATATAGTGGtatataacaaaaatgttaCGCGTCTTAAATAACAAAGTGTTACACCACAAAAAAACCCGACCCACAGGCAGGCGCTCAACGAAGAGAGAACATTCTTTTGGAGTATGCCTCTTctataatttctaaattacGATTCGCAAATAACTTCCTTTATGTATGTTTTCAGTGCTCTAAACAAGTCTCGCCTGAAGTACTGCGTGTTCTTCCACCACATGATGTTCCTGGTGATGCTGGCGAAGCTCTCCGCTGACATCCTCGACAAACTCGATATATTCATACTGGAGATTGAGGAGCTGCAGATACCACAGGTACACATCAAATTCTACAATTATATATTGAATATCCTGCCCCTGGCCCTATAGCTAAGTGAAAATTTGACGGTCGTTAGCGTTGACAAAAAATGCTCGAATGCTCGAAATCGGTCAGGACATTACATGTATACCAAATCTATATCTTTTGAGATATATTTGGTCTTTGATTCTCCACTTGATTTCAGTgtgaagaaaaagaaatttttGATCAGTAACTGGTTACAATTATGATCGAATTTAAGAAGGctttttcgatgtttttttaGATACATATTGTTTCCGTTTTGGACCTCttttcgatatttatttatttttggaatatcaTTCCACCCCTCTAGTTGGAGCTAAAAAGTTAGGCAAATATAAACTGAGTTAAATTATATTCTGCGATTATATTGAGTTGCCAGCCAGCAAatccaatattttattcaccCGAACACCTTATATTCCAGCCTCTTTGGTGGGAGTACATCTGGTGCCTCTCTCTGCTGCTTTCCTTCCTCGGCCTCTCAGCAATTAAACGCAACAACATACGCCAGCTGCGACACTACATGTACGGGATCACGGCGCTGGGCTTCGGGCCCCTGCTGTACTGCGTGCTGTACTACTGCGGCGATGTGTGGCGGTACCTGACGATGGACGAGGATGAGGACGACAGCAGCGAGGTCGACATCGAGCTGTGGCAGGTGGGTGTAAGTTATACAACATATGTACTATTGGTGTGATGGCTTTCTGGTGGTGGCGAAGACTAAACGGAAGGCCCAGGTACGGGAGATcatgttttgtattgtttattatttggttttgtacaaaaataacacaaatggTTGGTCTGGTTACATAAAACTTGGTAATTTAAGTCTTTTCAAATACTGTGTTTAGTGTTTGTGTTCCGCTTTTAACAAAAGTGTAAAATTTACGTACTGTTGCTACaagattttgattaattttcaatCTATGTGTAAATG from Trichoplusia ni isolate ovarian cell line Hi5 chromosome 12, tn1, whole genome shotgun sequence harbors:
- the LOC113499618 gene encoding skin secretory protein xP2-like isoform X4, whose translation is MKVLVAVALFAFVALQVCGNNIPTTEKTGDEVCPANIMLEDPLKATENKNCNLSHGAPTPDEEKKEEPVPAPSPSPAPSEATSEAAAPVEVKSEAPAAPAAAETPAPAEEKKA
- the LOC113499618 gene encoding translation initiation factor IF-2-like isoform X3 → MKVLVAVALFAFVALQVCGNNIPTTEKTGDEVCPANIMLEDPLKATENKNCNLSHGAPTPDEEKKEEPVPAPSPSPAPSEATSEAAAPVEFFYFQVKSEAPAAPAAAETPAPAEEKKA
- the LOC113499618 gene encoding skin secretory protein xP2-like isoform X1 codes for the protein MKVLVAVALFAFVALQVCGNNIPTTEKTGDEVCPANIMLEDPLKATENKNCNLSHGAPTPDEEKKEEPVPAPSPSPAPSEATSEAAAPVEFFYFQVKSEAPSSEAPPAAAPAAAPAAPAAAETPAPAEEKKA
- the LOC113499618 gene encoding skin secretory protein xP2-like isoform X2: MKVLVAVALFAFVALQVCGNNIPTTEKTGDEVCPANIMLEDPLKATENKNCNLSHGAPTPDEEKKEEPVPAPSPSPAPSEATSEAAAPVEVKSEAPSSEAPPAAAPAAAPAAPAAAETPAPAEEKKA
- the LOC113499615 gene encoding protein jagunal isoform X2, coding for MASRGGPMVTGTNGADFEHREKIAAQYQISALNKSRLKYCVFFHHMMFLVMLAKLSADILDKLDIFILEIEELQIPQPLWWEYIWCLSLLLSFLGLSAIKRNNIRQLRHYMYGITALGFGPLLYCVLYYCGDVWRYLTMDEDEDDSSEVDIELWQGFPYGLLWYAFVLLASQIHFFQLYFSFNLLKAWRARGALRKTD
- the LOC113499615 gene encoding protein jagunal isoform X1 gives rise to the protein MASRGGPMVTGTNGADFEHREKIAAQYQISALNKSRLKYCVFFHHMMFLVMLAKLSADILDKLDIFILEIEELQIPQPLWWEYIWCLSLLLSFLGLSAIKRNNIRQLRHYMYGITALGFGPLLYCVLYYCGDVWRYLTMDEDEDDSSEVDIELWQVGGFPYGLLWYAFVLLASQIHFFQLYFSFNLLKAWRARGALRKTD